The following proteins are co-located in the Vigna unguiculata cultivar IT97K-499-35 chromosome 9, ASM411807v1, whole genome shotgun sequence genome:
- the LOC114162940 gene encoding uncharacterized protein LOC114162940: MGTAHSSHTNLGSECTSYDAGANGSIARWGNSFEVSMGHNKENDHTEVWAVKYKTCQKKNTCGFNLKASRDSNGVESIHFGIGDFADNKTEFALKITRVGRDGLRGGICGIDSCNAPVSFTRAKQDHTIETTIVAYGCSFREGLFVLEMKKKVNAEHAYMVNMAHYYVTNDVGVSVEAKIQRRQSCFGVEVEGPFKHPSEELRKVLVKTRRTGVWSRSACSHCNVVAKSGGAKSGESNSSLKAQPSPQKGHDVVGQISNHAFSTSIKEQYNKGLINSSGYTTGSMNNSIIFIDCNF, translated from the coding sequence ATGGGAACTGCGCACAGTAGTCACACTAATCTTGGAAGCGAATGCACTTCTTATGATGCAGGTGCCAATGGTAGCATAGCGCGTTGGGGAAACTCATTTGAAGTTTCCATGGGTCATAACAAAGAAAACGACCACACAGAGGTCTGGGCTGTGAAATACAAAACATGTCAGAAAAAGAACACATGTGGTTTTAACCTCAAGGCAAGCCGTGACAGCAACGGTGTCGAGAGCATACATTTCGGAATAGGCGACTTTGCCGACAACAAAACCGAATTCGCCTTGAAAATCACGAGGGTCGGTCGCGACGGTCTCCGAGGAGGGATATGCGGCATCGATTCTTGCAATGCTCCGGTGTCCTTCACAAGGGCCAAACAAGATCACACCATAGAGACAACCATTGTTGCGTACGGTTGTTCCTTCAGAGAGGGTCTTTTTGTTTTGGAGATGAAGAAAAAGGTTAACGCCGAGCATGCTTATATGGTGAACATGGCACACTATTATGTCACCAATGATGTTGGTGTTTCTGTTGAGGCCAAAATTCAGCGCAGGCAAAGTTGTTTCGGTGTTGAAGTGGAAGGTCCTTTCAAGCACCCCAGTGAAGAGTTGCGTAAGGTCCTTGTGAAAACGCGTAGAACCGGAGTTTGGTCGCGTAGTGCGTGTTCTCATTGCAACGTGGTAGCAAAGAGTGGGGGTGCAAAGAGTGGAGAATCTAATTCATCGTTGAAAGCACAACCAAGTCCCCAGAAAGGGCATGATGTAGTAGGTCAAATTTCTAATCATGCTTTCTCCACCAGTATCAAGGAACAATACAACAAAGGTCTTATCAATTCAAGTGGATACACCACAGGTTCTATGAATAATTCTATAATATTCATAGATTGTAATTTTTGA